Genomic window (Halofilum ochraceum):
TGATCGCATTCAACGGCTTCAGCTTCGACGAACTGCAGACCCCCGCCGGCCTGGCGCGGCTCGACGCGTGCTTCCGCGAACGCGTGGCCGCGGCCGACGGGGCGCTGGCCGAGCGCCTCGACGCTCTGCGGGGTGGCGAGCCACTCGGGCCGCGCGATCATTCCGCGCTGCTGCTCGAACTCGCGCCGCACCTGGAGCGTTTCGTCACCGGGCTCTTCGGCATCGAAGCGAGCGTCGAGGCCCTGCGCGCAGAGTTGACCCGTCACGATCCGGTCCTGCGCTTCAAGAATGAGTACGTCCTGCGCCGCACCCGCAAGATCCGCGAGCTGCCGGATGAAGACTTCGACCGCATCGACGCCTGGCTGGAGCAGCAGCTCGACGCCGATTACAGCGACCGCGAGGCGGCCGTCGCCGCCTTCGCCAACGGCCTGCTCATCGACCCCGAGCGCAACGAAGAAACGATCAACCGCATCGCCGAGTGGTGCGCGCTCGCGCAGCGCACGGAGGCCGGCGCGCGTGCCGTCAACGGCTGGACCGCCTTCAAGCTGCCGCAGAAGGTCGATCACACGGCCTTGGTGCCACTGGTCGCCGCCCACGAAGGCGAGGCCGATGTCCTCAACGCCAGTCCCGAGCGCCTGCGCCGCCGCGACGGCTTCCAGCTCACCGACCGCCGCATGGACACCCGCCACATCCAGGGCGAGGTCAACTACTGCATCTACTGCCACGAGCACAACGGCGACTTCTGCTCCAAGGGTTTCCCGGAGAAGAAGAAGCAGCCCGAGCTCGGCCTCAAGGTCGACCCGCTCGGCAACAAGCTGACCGGTTGCCCGCTCGAGGAGAAGATCTCCGAGATGCACGTCTGCCGGCGCGACGCCATGCCCGTCGCCGCGCTGGCGATGGCCATGATCGACAACCCGATGATCCCGGCGACCGGACACCGCATCTGCAACGACTGCATGAAGGCCTGCATCTACCAGAAGCAGGATCCGGTCGACATCCCGCAGATCGAGACGGGCACGCTCACCGATGTGCTGCGCCTGCCCTGGGGTGTGGAGGTCTACCACCTGCTGGCGCGCTGGAACCCGCTGCGGCCCGAGCAGTACGTCCAGCAGCCGGACAACGGCCGACGCGTCATGGTCGCGGGCATGGGCCCGTCCGGCTTCACCATGGCGCACCACCTGACCATGGCCGGCTGCGCCGTGCTTGGTATCGACGGCCTCAAGATCGAGCCGCTGCCGGAAGAGTTGCTCAACGCGCCGGTACGCGACTGGGACGCGCTGGAAGAGCCGCTGGATGAACGCATCCTGCTCGGGTTCGGCGGCGTCGCCGAGTACGGCATCACCGTGCGCTGGGACAAGAACTTCCTGAAGCTGATCTACCTCACGCTCGCGCGCCGCCACAGCTTTGCCGTGCGCGGCGGCGTGCGTCTGGGCGGCACGGTCACCATCGAGGACGCCTGGCAGCTCGGTTTCGACCACGTCAGCGTCGCCACCGGCACCGGGCTGCCGCGCGTCGTCTCCATCGGCAACAGCCTCGCGCGCGGTATGCGCCAGGCGAGCGACTTCCTCATGGCGCTGCAGCTCACCGGCGCCGGCAAGGAATCGAGCATCGCCAACCTGCAGGTGCGCCTGCCCGCGGTGGTCGTCGGCGGCGGCCTCACCGGCGTGGATACCGCCACCGAGGTGCAGGCGTACTACATCAAGCAGGTCGAGAAGACGCTCTGGCGCTACGAAACGCTGGTCGCCGAGCGCGGCGAGGATGCCGTGCTCAGCGCCCTCGGCGACGAGGACCGCGAGATCCTCGCGGAATTCCTCGAACACGGCCGCGCCGTGCGCGATGAGCGCGCCCGCGCCGCCGCCGTCGGCGAGACGCCCGACTTCACGCCGCTGCTACAGGCCTGGGGCGGGGTGACCATCGCCTACCGCAAGGGCCTGAACGATTCGCCGGCGTACACGCGCAACCACGAGGAAGTGGCCAAGGCGACGGAGGAGGGCATCCGCTACGCCGAGGGCCTCGATCCGCTGCACTGCGAACTCGACGACTACGGCCATGTGCGTACGCTCATCTGCCGGCGCATGCACAACCAGGGCGGGCGCTGGCTGGCCGGCCGCGAGGAGGTCCACCTGCCGGCCAAGGCCGTGTTCGTCGCCGCCGGCACCGTGCCCAATACCATCTACGAGCGCGAATACCCCGGTACCTTCGCGCTCAATGGCGACTTCTTCGAGTCACACGTCGAACACCACGACCGCCTGCAGCCGGTCGCCCAGGCCGAGCACGCGAAATCACAGGAGTTCGGCCCGTTCACCTCGTACAACCAGGGCGGCCACAAGGTCAGCTTCATCGGCGACACGCACCCCGCCTTCCACGGCAGCGTGGTCAAGGCGATCGCCTCATCCATGCGCACGTACCCCGAGATCCTGGACGCGCTCGGCAGCGCGCCCCGCGCCAGCGACGATCAACGCGACAGCGAAGCGTTCCTCGAGGAAGTCGCCGACCGGTTCCAGGCGACGGTCCTCTCGGTCAACACCAGCGACACCGCCATGGCCGAGGTCTGGGTACGCGCCCCCATGGCCGCGCGCAACTTCCGCCCCGGCCAGTTCTACCGCCTGCAGACCTTCGAGTCGCTGTCACCGGTCGTCGAAGGCACGCGCCTGCAGGTGCCGCTGCTGACCGTCTCCGGCACCGGCGTGAAGGACGACATGATCCGCCTCATGGTCCTGCAGTTCGGCGCCGGCCCACGCCTCGTCGGCCGTCTCAAACCCGGCGACCCGATCGTGCTCATGGGCCCGACCGGCAAACCCACCGAGATCCCGGAGAACGAGACCGTCATGGTCATCGCCGGCCGCTGGGGTGCCGCCGCCATGCTCGACATCGGCCACGCCCTGCGCGAAGGCGGCAACCGCGTCCTCTACATCGCCGCCTTCGGCAACGCCCGCGACGTCGATCTCCAGAGCGAACTCGAAAACGGTGCCGACCAGATCGTCTGGGCCACCGCCAATGAACCGACCATCGAGGCCCGACGCGAACAGGACCGCAGCGTCATCGCCACCGACATGGTCGATCTCGTACAACAATACGGCGACGGCAAAGTCGCCGACGACCACACCATCGACCTGCAACAGGTCGACCGCATCCTCGTCATGGGCGGCACGGGATTGCTGAGAGGCTTCCAGGGCGCACTCACCGAAGGCGCACTGACAAACCACTTCCGCCCCGACATCCAGGCCATGGGCACTGCCGGCAGCCCCATGCAGTGCATGCTCAAGGGCGTCTGCGCCCAGTGCCTGCAATGGCAGAAAGACCCCGAAACCGGCGAACGCACCCGACCCGTCTTCTCCTGCGCCGAACAGGATCAGCCGCTGGCGTGGATCGACCTCGATAACCTGCAGGCGAGACAGCAGCAGAACCGGCTGCCGGATCGGCTCACGTCGATGTGGCTGGATTATGTGCTGGAGCGGGAAGGGCAATCGCCGGAGGGCGCGCGGGCCGGGTAACCCACTCAGTGCCTGCCCGGCAGGGAAAGTCGACCAATTCCCGCTGTACACTCCCAGGCACGCCTGCTAGCTTTTGCTCGCAGGCGCGGGATAGGCGGCGCAACGCCGTCTTTCGACAGCCAGCCGACGTGGAGGGATCCAGGATGGTTCGGGTTCGGCGCTTCTCAAATGCCTGGTATGGCCGGGACTCTCCTCGATTAACCAGCCGAGAGCCCACATCGCGGGTTCGCCCGGCCGTGCGCGATAGGCGGAAACTTGCCGTGTTTCATCACGGAATTCTTCCGTCCATGACCTGTTAGGCAAGGGAGGCGTATGGAACGTTCGCTCAATCGAAATAACGTTGAGGCCGCAATCAGCAAATACGAGGCCTCAATCGAAGAGATCGGCGAAACGATCTCGGATCTTCGGGGCGTCTCCTTATTTCAATCATTGAAACGTAGGCCGATTGGGGTCGGACCCTATCCGCACGTCACGTTATTCGAAGCGGCAAACCGGATTATGACCGACCTTGTGATCCTGAAAGGAGTGCGTTTTCTTCTCCATTCAAACGCATTACCTTTCGACGAATACATCGTCGAGTACGGGAATGAGGACGCGAACGATCACGATATATCGGCCGAG
Coding sequences:
- a CDS encoding pyridine nucleotide-disulfide oxidoreductase codes for the protein MSPSVIAFNGFSFDELQTPAGLARLDACFRERVAAADGALAERLDALRGGEPLGPRDHSALLLELAPHLERFVTGLFGIEASVEALRAELTRHDPVLRFKNEYVLRRTRKIRELPDEDFDRIDAWLEQQLDADYSDREAAVAAFANGLLIDPERNEETINRIAEWCALAQRTEAGARAVNGWTAFKLPQKVDHTALVPLVAAHEGEADVLNASPERLRRRDGFQLTDRRMDTRHIQGEVNYCIYCHEHNGDFCSKGFPEKKKQPELGLKVDPLGNKLTGCPLEEKISEMHVCRRDAMPVAALAMAMIDNPMIPATGHRICNDCMKACIYQKQDPVDIPQIETGTLTDVLRLPWGVEVYHLLARWNPLRPEQYVQQPDNGRRVMVAGMGPSGFTMAHHLTMAGCAVLGIDGLKIEPLPEELLNAPVRDWDALEEPLDERILLGFGGVAEYGITVRWDKNFLKLIYLTLARRHSFAVRGGVRLGGTVTIEDAWQLGFDHVSVATGTGLPRVVSIGNSLARGMRQASDFLMALQLTGAGKESSIANLQVRLPAVVVGGGLTGVDTATEVQAYYIKQVEKTLWRYETLVAERGEDAVLSALGDEDREILAEFLEHGRAVRDERARAAAVGETPDFTPLLQAWGGVTIAYRKGLNDSPAYTRNHEEVAKATEEGIRYAEGLDPLHCELDDYGHVRTLICRRMHNQGGRWLAGREEVHLPAKAVFVAAGTVPNTIYEREYPGTFALNGDFFESHVEHHDRLQPVAQAEHAKSQEFGPFTSYNQGGHKVSFIGDTHPAFHGSVVKAIASSMRTYPEILDALGSAPRASDDQRDSEAFLEEVADRFQATVLSVNTSDTAMAEVWVRAPMAARNFRPGQFYRLQTFESLSPVVEGTRLQVPLLTVSGTGVKDDMIRLMVLQFGAGPRLVGRLKPGDPIVLMGPTGKPTEIPENETVMVIAGRWGAAAMLDIGHALREGGNRVLYIAAFGNARDVDLQSELENGADQIVWATANEPTIEARREQDRSVIATDMVDLVQQYGDGKVADDHTIDLQQVDRILVMGGTGLLRGFQGALTEGALTNHFRPDIQAMGTAGSPMQCMLKGVCAQCLQWQKDPETGERTRPVFSCAEQDQPLAWIDLDNLQARQQQNRLPDRLTSMWLDYVLEREGQSPEGARAG